One Gemmatimonadota bacterium DNA window includes the following coding sequences:
- a CDS encoding sulfite oxidase encodes MGADPSIKRLEALYREDPDEADRLLFGRRTYSDRRGFLKNAGLAAMGALVGAAIPFHRNMPAHFIPVALAAEGVIPGKDGLTVLNDRPMCAETPPHLLDDAITPTERHFVRNNGLMPEDLDASRWTLAIDGLVDHPLTLGLDDLGARFEVVTRALALECAGNGRAFFDPKTKGEQWTYGAVACSEWTGVRLADVLAAAGIRRGAVYTAHYSVDTHLSGASAGLPISRGVPIDKAMDPHNLIALAQNGRSIHPMNGGPLRLIIPGWPGSCSQKWLTRVEIRDQVHDGPKMTGTSYRMPDRGIAPGETVVEKDFRIIETMPVKSLITHPSTGHRTSEGSVEVRGHAWTGEGRVDSVDLSIDFGATWMPATLDDPVNAYAWQNWRSGVSLPGEGYYEVWARATDSRGISQPHAIAWNPGGYLNNAMHRVAVYVE; translated from the coding sequence ATGGGCGCCGATCCATCGATAAAGCGACTTGAGGCACTCTACCGGGAAGACCCCGACGAGGCCGATCGGTTGCTGTTCGGACGCCGCACGTATTCTGATCGGCGCGGATTCCTGAAGAACGCCGGCCTGGCGGCCATGGGCGCGCTGGTCGGGGCCGCGATCCCCTTCCACCGCAACATGCCCGCCCACTTCATACCCGTAGCGCTCGCCGCCGAGGGCGTCATTCCCGGCAAAGACGGCCTCACGGTCCTCAATGACCGGCCCATGTGCGCGGAGACCCCGCCGCACCTCCTCGATGATGCCATTACGCCCACCGAAAGACACTTCGTCCGCAACAACGGACTGATGCCCGAGGACCTGGACGCATCGCGCTGGACACTGGCGATCGACGGCCTGGTCGACCACCCGTTGACGCTCGGTCTCGATGATCTAGGAGCGCGTTTCGAAGTCGTAACCCGTGCGCTGGCCCTGGAATGCGCAGGCAATGGACGGGCTTTCTTCGACCCGAAGACGAAAGGCGAACAGTGGACCTACGGCGCGGTGGCCTGCTCGGAATGGACGGGGGTGCGGCTCGCAGACGTACTGGCAGCCGCTGGAATCCGGCGCGGCGCCGTCTACACCGCCCACTACAGCGTCGATACACACCTTTCCGGCGCGTCGGCCGGGCTTCCCATCTCCCGTGGGGTGCCGATCGACAAGGCCATGGACCCGCACAATCTCATCGCCCTCGCCCAGAACGGCCGGTCGATCCACCCGATGAACGGCGGCCCGCTGCGGCTGATCATACCGGGTTGGCCCGGTTCGTGTTCCCAGAAGTGGCTGACCCGCGTTGAGATCCGGGACCAGGTACACGACGGGCCCAAGATGACCGGAACCTCTTACCGCATGCCGGACCGGGGGATCGCACCCGGCGAGACCGTGGTAGAAAAGGACTTCCGAATCATCGAAACCATGCCGGTGAAGTCGCTGATTACCCATCCTTCGACGGGACACAGGACATCAGAAGGCTCGGTCGAGGTGCGCGGTCATGCGTGGACGGGCGAAGGGCGCGTCGACTCGGTAGACCTGTCGATCGACTTCGGGGCGACATGGATGCCCGCTACACTGGATGATCCGGTGAACGCCTACGCCTGGCAGAACTGGCGGTCAGGTGTTTCGTTGCCGGGGGAGGGGTATTACGAAGTTTGGGCCAGAGCGACGGACTCGCGCGGCATCAGCCAGCCCCACGCCATCGCGTGGAATCCCGGCGGCTACCTGAATAACGCCATGCACCGTGTCGCGGTTTACGTGGAATAA
- a CDS encoding helix-turn-helix domain-containing protein has protein sequence MTSINKHVGSDFDEYLKEEGLSQEVERVAIKRVVAYQVGQYMLNQGLTKTEMARRMHTSRASLDRLLDPENSSVTLQTLERAARALGRRLHIALV, from the coding sequence ATGACTTCTATTAACAAGCACGTTGGAAGCGACTTCGATGAATATCTGAAAGAAGAAGGACTGTCTCAAGAGGTAGAACGAGTCGCGATCAAACGAGTGGTTGCTTATCAGGTGGGGCAATACATGTTGAATCAAGGATTGACCAAGACGGAAATGGCCCGGCGTATGCACACGAGTCGCGCCTCACTGGATCGTCTGCTGGATCCGGAAAACAGTTCGGTCACGTTGCAAACCCTCGAACGGGCGGCCCGTGCGCTGGGGAGACGCTTGCATATCGCGCTGGTTTGA
- a CDS encoding Rieske (2Fe-2S) protein codes for MATEQNGFVRVAGTDEVVDGKPKAVKVEGRSIALFRHNGSIHATDNQCPHMGYPLTRGRVRNGVLTCDWHGWSYDLGGGGCFTGGCDDLETFPVEERNGDVYVSVGDGGSKRSDAHFLLLKEGLYSTDQWTISKAVAIMLARGVSEGDTLNLIIRHGGRHIATERGANDGGGEVADFVNGIKVARQYETDDRIIPLTFAAHGLSGRAGDRPSIQRLPDPVTWEKLEGWIRVFSKDKKWEGIEKCLITARRMGGHDQEILPLLFECAMAPHFLGNSNNLLNIGYIAEVLEEFGWDEAEELVCNLSAKILGQERGLPDEIRQSAIDQFIADTATLDALADGQADGSTVAFDEDAFAEGLVSGEIGPTFGAVTQALTDGVSIDRIVTTMVVLAADRMARTPVNMNPGWGGLVREMMMASAVRKAQRFAGSRVAAQALYHVAWQFYGDRWLNITHRPLSESRGSLQPGSADESEAIESVLSSIEKIQIREIGRQTRDYLRSGYSGDALLRGLGLVILKDDNGRNILSTLRTIFDEWTLCADHPSRNQLLVGLARWATDSRRATGSQSAAATALRFAKGQTAVDLYES; via the coding sequence ATGGCGACGGAACAGAACGGATTCGTGAGGGTGGCGGGTACGGACGAGGTGGTGGACGGCAAGCCCAAGGCCGTAAAGGTGGAGGGTAGGAGCATCGCCCTCTTCAGGCACAACGGGTCGATCCACGCCACGGACAACCAGTGTCCCCACATGGGCTACCCGCTGACCCGGGGGCGCGTCCGCAACGGCGTGCTGACCTGCGACTGGCACGGATGGAGCTACGACCTCGGCGGGGGCGGCTGTTTTACCGGCGGGTGCGACGACCTCGAGACCTTCCCGGTCGAAGAGCGAAACGGCGACGTATACGTAAGTGTCGGCGACGGTGGATCGAAACGGTCCGACGCCCATTTCCTGCTGCTGAAGGAAGGGCTTTATTCCACGGACCAGTGGACGATCTCCAAGGCCGTCGCCATCATGCTGGCGCGGGGCGTATCCGAAGGGGACACGCTCAACCTCATCATCCGTCACGGCGGCCGGCACATCGCCACGGAACGAGGCGCCAACGACGGCGGCGGAGAGGTTGCGGATTTCGTCAACGGGATCAAAGTAGCCCGTCAGTACGAGACCGATGACCGGATCATTCCGCTGACCTTCGCCGCCCATGGACTGTCGGGCCGTGCGGGGGACCGGCCGAGCATCCAGCGGTTGCCCGACCCGGTTACCTGGGAGAAACTCGAAGGCTGGATCCGCGTATTTTCGAAAGACAAGAAATGGGAAGGCATCGAGAAATGCCTGATCACCGCCCGGCGGATGGGCGGCCATGACCAGGAGATCCTTCCGCTGCTCTTCGAATGCGCCATGGCGCCCCATTTCCTCGGCAATTCGAACAACCTGCTCAACATCGGCTACATCGCGGAGGTGCTCGAGGAATTCGGATGGGACGAGGCGGAAGAATTGGTCTGCAACCTGTCGGCCAAGATCCTGGGCCAGGAGCGGGGTCTGCCCGACGAGATCCGGCAGTCGGCCATCGACCAATTCATCGCCGACACGGCGACGCTGGATGCCCTCGCAGACGGGCAGGCCGACGGTTCCACAGTGGCGTTCGACGAGGATGCCTTTGCCGAAGGCCTGGTCAGCGGCGAAATCGGACCGACCTTCGGTGCGGTCACGCAGGCGTTGACGGACGGCGTTTCCATCGATCGGATCGTGACGACCATGGTGGTGCTCGCCGCGGACCGCATGGCGCGCACGCCGGTCAACATGAACCCCGGTTGGGGAGGACTGGTCCGGGAGATGATGATGGCCTCCGCGGTGCGCAAGGCCCAGCGGTTTGCCGGATCCAGGGTCGCCGCACAGGCCCTGTACCATGTCGCTTGGCAATTCTACGGCGACCGTTGGCTGAACATCACCCACCGGCCCCTGTCCGAGTCCCGCGGCAGTCTGCAGCCAGGAAGCGCGGACGAGTCCGAAGCGATCGAGAGCGTCCTTTCGTCCATCGAAAAGATCCAGATCAGGGAAATCGGGAGGCAGACCCGGGATTACCTGCGCTCCGGTTACTCGGGAGACGCGCTGCTCCGCGGCCTCGGCCTGGTGATCCTCAAGGACGACAACGGCCGCAACATCCTCTCCACACTGCGGACGATCTTCGACGAGTGGACCCTGTGCGCGGATCATCCCTCGCGCAACCAGCTGCTGGTCGGCCTGGCGCGCTGGGCAACCGACAGCCGGCGCGCCACGGGCAGCCAGTCCGCCGCGGCGACGGCCCTGCGGTTCGCCAAGGGACAGACCGCGGTGGATCTGTATGAGTCGTAG
- a CDS encoding phytanoyl-CoA dioxygenase family protein: protein MSQTTLQDTRFKQMPTPEDLIRMSRDLRYHPVRNDHPAVLTSAQIDTFNEQGYLKPFRIYSDEEIDAIRDEFDGMIEQVMARGDHNYSIISAHLKSGMVHDIMNDPRIVAYISDLLGDDVVGWGAHFFCKLPGDGKIVNWHQDASFWPLSPSKTVTAWLAIDDADTENACMRFVAGSHHYGHLTYHMSEEAENNVLNQTVREVGMYGTEVDIELKAGEISLHSDLLLHGSGLNTSDRRRCGLTLRFCAASVRAELNWNKEGVIVKGSDPTDHWADLPRPAVDNV, encoded by the coding sequence ATGTCGCAGACGACCCTGCAGGACACCCGTTTCAAGCAGATGCCGACCCCGGAAGACCTGATCCGCATGTCCCGCGACCTGCGGTACCATCCGGTCCGCAACGACCATCCGGCGGTGCTTACGAGCGCGCAGATCGATACCTTCAACGAACAGGGCTACCTGAAGCCCTTCAGGATATACTCGGACGAAGAAATCGACGCCATCCGGGATGAGTTCGACGGCATGATCGAGCAGGTCATGGCACGGGGCGACCACAACTATTCCATCATTTCAGCCCACCTGAAATCGGGCATGGTGCACGATATCATGAACGATCCGCGCATCGTCGCCTACATCAGCGACCTGCTGGGCGACGACGTCGTGGGCTGGGGCGCCCACTTCTTCTGCAAGCTTCCGGGTGACGGCAAGATCGTCAACTGGCACCAGGACGCCAGCTTCTGGCCCCTCTCGCCTTCAAAGACGGTCACCGCCTGGCTGGCCATCGACGACGCGGACACGGAAAACGCCTGCATGCGTTTCGTGGCCGGATCGCACCACTACGGGCACCTTACCTATCACATGAGCGAAGAAGCCGAGAACAACGTGCTCAACCAGACGGTGAGAGAAGTCGGGATGTACGGCACCGAGGTGGACATCGAACTCAAGGCGGGAGAGATCTCGCTGCACAGCGACCTGCTACTGCATGGATCCGGGCTCAATACGTCGGACCGACGCCGTTGCGGCCTGACGCTCAGGTTCTGCGCCGCCTCCGTCCGCGCCGAACTCAACTGGAACAAGGAAGGCGTGATCGTCAAGGGATCCGATCCCACGGACCACTGGGCGGATCTGCCGCGGCCGGCGGTGGATAACGTGTAG
- the aceE gene encoding pyruvate dehydrogenase (acetyl-transferring), homodimeric type, producing the protein MTQDSSRSEYEIDLDRVESLEWLESLDYVLQHSGPGRVRQLIAQLQAHARGKGVRLPFAENTPYINTIPPDQQPPYPGSDELEHRIRNIIRWNAMAMVVRANTADKSLGGHIATYASVCNLYEVGFNHFFRGPGEGYDGDQIFFQPHSSPGVYARAYIEGRFNEQHLDNFRRELRPGGGLSSYPHPWLMPDFWIFPTASMGLSAIMSIYQARFNRYLEDRGLKQGNGCKVWAFLGDGETDEPEALGAITLAAREKLDNLIFVVNCNLQRLDGPVRGNGKIIQELEAAFHGAGWNVIKVIWGSGWDPLLAQDDEGLLVKRMGEIVDGQYQKYTVSDGKYQRDHFFGVHPKLMEMSRLLTDEHVRTIIRGGHDQEKIYAAYKAAVEHPGAPTVILAKTIKGYGLGEWGEGKNTAHQQKMIDEEGLRHLRTELGIPLSDDEVREAPYFRPSADSAEMEYIRERRESLGGYIPRRNVVNPGLPAAPPDEVFDEFKAGTDGREVSTTMVFTRMLSRLLREPEIGKLIVPIVPDEARTFGMEALFRQCGIYSHAGQLYEPVDIDTLLYYKEAQDGQILEEGITEAGSLSSFVAAGTAYSTHGVNTIPFFIFYSMFGLQRVGDLIWAAAEMRTRGFLLGGTAGRTTLNGEGLQHQDGQSHLLADPVPNLLTFDPAYAYELATIIKDGIRRMYVDQEDLFYYITVQNENYAMPSMPEGVEEGILKGMYRLSSLNGGTAKAHLFGSGSIINESLKAQEMLADDFGVEADVWSVTSYKQLRRDAMETERWNLLHPSEAPRVPYVTACLEDTGGVYVMASDYVRTLPDSIARWVPGPVVSLGTDGFGRSDSRPALRNFFEMDARFITLGTLNALARKGDLSPEVPERAMRKLEIDPEKANPLDV; encoded by the coding sequence ATGACGCAGGATTCCTCACGCTCGGAGTATGAAATTGACCTGGATCGCGTAGAGTCCCTGGAATGGCTCGAATCGCTGGACTACGTACTCCAGCACTCCGGCCCGGGCCGGGTGCGCCAGCTGATCGCCCAGCTCCAGGCCCACGCCCGCGGCAAGGGCGTCCGGCTTCCCTTCGCCGAAAACACGCCTTACATCAACACCATCCCCCCCGACCAGCAGCCGCCCTATCCCGGCAGCGACGAACTCGAGCACCGGATCCGCAACATCATCCGGTGGAACGCCATGGCCATGGTGGTCCGCGCCAACACGGCCGACAAGTCCCTCGGTGGCCACATCGCCACGTACGCCTCGGTCTGCAACCTCTACGAGGTAGGCTTCAACCATTTCTTCCGCGGACCGGGCGAGGGTTACGACGGCGACCAGATCTTCTTCCAGCCGCACTCTTCGCCGGGTGTATACGCCCGGGCCTATATCGAGGGGCGGTTCAACGAACAGCACCTGGACAACTTCCGCCGCGAACTGCGTCCGGGGGGCGGGCTCTCGTCCTACCCCCATCCCTGGCTCATGCCCGATTTCTGGATCTTCCCCACGGCCTCCATGGGCCTCAGCGCCATCATGTCCATCTACCAGGCCCGGTTCAACCGGTACCTGGAAGACCGCGGTCTCAAGCAGGGCAACGGTTGCAAGGTCTGGGCGTTTCTCGGCGACGGGGAAACGGACGAACCCGAGGCCCTCGGCGCCATCACCCTGGCGGCGCGCGAGAAGCTGGACAACCTGATTTTCGTGGTCAACTGCAACCTGCAGCGGCTGGACGGTCCGGTGCGGGGCAACGGGAAGATCATACAGGAACTCGAAGCCGCCTTCCACGGGGCCGGATGGAACGTCATCAAGGTGATCTGGGGAAGCGGCTGGGATCCCCTGCTCGCCCAGGATGACGAAGGGCTGCTCGTGAAGCGCATGGGCGAGATCGTCGACGGCCAGTACCAGAAGTACACCGTTTCGGACGGAAAGTACCAGCGGGACCATTTCTTCGGCGTGCATCCCAAACTCATGGAGATGTCCAGGCTGCTCACCGACGAGCACGTGCGGACCATCATCCGGGGCGGCCACGACCAGGAGAAGATCTATGCGGCGTACAAGGCGGCGGTGGAACATCCGGGCGCGCCGACCGTCATCCTGGCCAAGACGATCAAGGGATACGGCCTGGGCGAGTGGGGCGAGGGCAAGAACACGGCCCACCAGCAGAAGATGATCGACGAGGAAGGACTGCGGCACCTGCGCACCGAGCTGGGCATCCCCCTCTCCGACGACGAGGTCCGCGAAGCGCCATATTTTAGGCCGTCGGCGGACAGCGCCGAGATGGAGTACATCCGGGAGCGGCGGGAGAGTCTCGGCGGTTACATACCGCGTCGCAACGTCGTGAATCCCGGCCTGCCCGCCGCGCCGCCGGATGAGGTGTTCGACGAATTCAAGGCGGGGACGGACGGCCGCGAGGTCTCGACGACCATGGTGTTCACCCGGATGCTCTCGCGCCTGCTGCGCGAACCCGAAATCGGCAAGTTGATCGTCCCCATCGTGCCCGACGAGGCCCGGACCTTCGGCATGGAAGCCCTGTTCCGCCAGTGCGGCATCTACTCCCACGCTGGCCAGCTCTACGAACCGGTGGACATCGATACGCTCCTCTACTACAAGGAGGCGCAGGACGGCCAGATCCTCGAGGAAGGCATCACGGAGGCGGGCTCCCTTTCCTCCTTCGTGGCCGCCGGGACGGCCTATTCGACCCACGGCGTCAATACGATCCCCTTCTTCATTTTCTATTCCATGTTCGGCCTGCAGCGCGTCGGTGACCTGATCTGGGCCGCCGCGGAAATGCGCACGCGAGGCTTCCTGCTGGGCGGTACGGCGGGACGGACGACGCTGAACGGCGAGGGGCTCCAGCACCAGGACGGCCAAAGCCACCTGTTGGCGGATCCGGTCCCCAACCTGCTGACCTTCGATCCGGCTTACGCCTACGAGCTGGCGACCATCATCAAGGACGGCATCCGGCGCATGTACGTCGACCAGGAAGACCTGTTCTACTACATCACCGTGCAGAACGAGAACTACGCCATGCCGTCCATGCCGGAAGGGGTGGAAGAAGGCATCCTGAAGGGCATGTACCGGCTAAGTTCGCTGAACGGGGGCACGGCGAAAGCCCACCTGTTCGGAAGCGGTTCCATTATCAATGAATCGCTGAAGGCCCAGGAGATGCTGGCCGATGACTTCGGCGTGGAAGCGGACGTCTGGAGCGTGACGAGTTACAAGCAACTGCGTCGCGACGCCATGGAGACCGAACGGTGGAACCTGCTGCACCCGTCGGAAGCGCCCAGGGTGCCGTATGTTACCGCATGTCTCGAGGATACCGGAGGTGTGTACGTCATGGCCTCCGACTATGTCAGGACGCTGCCGGATTCCATTGCA
- a CDS encoding Rieske (2Fe-2S) protein encodes MSAGNGWIRVGSLADVPPGESRAVKISEGRSVALFNVDGRIHATDNQCPHMGFPLTRGVVKDGVLTCDWHGRSFDLEGGGCFNYECDDLETFPVDIRGDELWVQAGDATYRRRDQHLQLLWEGLLSGDSWTISKATALLLNGGVSEHDIVQLILRHLGRHVASEQDAGGGGNIVSLLVSGLEVGRRYDGEDRLMALSLAGRAASGRASERLEVITLPPPVRWDQIDGWVRMFSRNMQDFRIERCLHTARENGQEAHIFKLLFECAVAPYFLGFARNVANLGDLARVVDTFGWGEASELVCNLGAKMVGRGRDEPERFHRDAVRLLEGLAPELEFRDYGANTRTDYDENALVDALLSVDVDRSFEAVASALRDGVAIERLITTFVLLAADRMARTPVNVDAGWGSLSTEYNLAASLRHVHAYGGPAAAAKGLFHAAWQIFDNRWINIPSRALDEPLPDHASDAPDAASASERIVHAIKSLDIHGVGDQVVGYLNSGFDGSELLKEIGRAILWDDTNMELLPTLRVTFNEWEGTSGADADGANANGAATSGSSAAGGSGHPSQYQLLVGLARYATDVRLNKNSMASINTAMRFSEGRTTVEVFDE; translated from the coding sequence ATGAGCGCAGGCAACGGCTGGATCCGGGTTGGGTCCCTCGCGGACGTGCCGCCCGGGGAATCCCGCGCCGTGAAGATCAGCGAGGGGCGCAGCGTCGCCCTGTTCAACGTGGATGGTCGCATCCACGCCACCGACAACCAGTGTCCCCACATGGGGTTTCCGCTGACGCGCGGCGTGGTGAAGGACGGCGTCCTGACCTGCGACTGGCACGGACGCAGCTTCGATCTCGAAGGCGGCGGTTGCTTCAACTACGAATGCGACGACCTGGAGACCTTCCCGGTCGACATCCGCGGGGACGAACTGTGGGTTCAGGCCGGAGACGCGACCTACCGGCGCCGCGACCAGCACCTGCAGTTGCTCTGGGAGGGCCTACTGAGCGGGGATTCGTGGACGATCTCCAAGGCCACTGCCCTGCTGCTCAACGGAGGCGTTTCCGAACACGACATCGTGCAGTTGATCCTGCGTCACCTGGGCCGACACGTGGCGTCGGAGCAGGACGCGGGCGGGGGTGGCAACATCGTTTCCCTGCTGGTCTCCGGCCTCGAAGTCGGCCGAAGGTACGACGGGGAGGACCGCCTGATGGCCCTGTCGCTGGCCGGTCGCGCCGCGTCGGGGCGGGCGTCCGAACGGCTCGAGGTCATCACGTTGCCGCCGCCGGTGCGCTGGGATCAGATCGACGGCTGGGTGCGCATGTTCTCCCGCAACATGCAGGATTTCAGGATCGAACGGTGCCTGCACACGGCCCGCGAAAACGGCCAGGAAGCACATATCTTCAAGCTGCTGTTCGAATGCGCCGTGGCCCCCTATTTCCTGGGTTTCGCCCGGAACGTGGCCAACCTGGGGGACCTCGCCCGGGTGGTGGATACCTTCGGCTGGGGTGAGGCGTCCGAACTGGTCTGCAACCTGGGCGCCAAGATGGTCGGACGGGGACGGGACGAGCCGGAGCGGTTTCACCGGGACGCGGTGCGCCTGCTCGAAGGCCTCGCGCCCGAACTCGAATTTCGGGATTACGGGGCGAACACCCGCACCGACTACGACGAGAACGCCCTCGTGGACGCCCTGCTGAGCGTGGATGTCGACCGGTCTTTCGAAGCCGTGGCCAGCGCCTTGAGAGACGGCGTGGCCATCGAACGCCTCATCACGACCTTCGTCCTGCTCGCGGCGGACCGCATGGCGCGCACGCCCGTGAACGTCGACGCCGGATGGGGTTCCCTGTCCACCGAGTACAACCTGGCGGCCTCCCTGCGGCACGTCCACGCCTACGGCGGTCCCGCGGCCGCGGCAAAGGGTCTCTTCCACGCGGCCTGGCAGATCTTCGACAACCGCTGGATCAACATTCCGTCCCGCGCTCTCGACGAACCCCTTCCGGATCATGCTTCGGACGCGCCGGACGCGGCTTCCGCATCGGAGCGCATCGTCCATGCCATCAAGTCGCTGGATATCCACGGGGTGGGCGACCAGGTGGTGGGTTACCTGAACAGCGGCTTCGACGGTTCGGAGCTGCTCAAGGAAATCGGCCGGGCGATCCTGTGGGACGATACCAACATGGAGCTGCTGCCTACGCTGCGCGTCACCTTCAATGAATGGGAAGGCACGAGCGGTGCTGACGCCGACGGTGCGAACGCCAACGGTGCGGCCACGAGCGGTTCGTCCGCCGCCGGCGGATCGGGTCACCCGTCCCAGTACCAGCTCCTGGTGGGGCTGGCCCGTTACGCGACGGACGTGCGCCTGAACAAGAACAGCATGGCATCCATCAACACAGCCATGCGGTTTTCTGAAGGGCGGACGACAGTCGAAGTATTTGACGAGTAG